The Setaria italica strain Yugu1 chromosome IX, Setaria_italica_v2.0, whole genome shotgun sequence genome has a window encoding:
- the LOC101777020 gene encoding phosphoglucomutase, chloroplastic, protein MASTHALRLRPLLSAAGPAPPRATAAARRGPTPAFVVVRCSSAGAPSAAQALKINLIPTKPVEGQKTGTSGLRKKVKVFQQENYLANWIQALFNSLPPEDYVGGTLVLGGDGRYFNKDASQIIIKIAAGNGVGKILVGRNGLLSTPAVSSVIRKREANGGFIMSASHNPGGPDNDWGIKFNYSSGQPAPEIITDQIYGNTLSISEIKTADIPDVDLSSIGVVSYGDFTVEVIDPVSDYLELMENVFDFQLIKDLLSRPDFRFIFDAMHAITGAYAGPIFVEKLGADPDCILNGVPLEDFGNGHPDPNLTYAKELVFTMFGTRAPDFGAASDGDGDRNMILGKRFFVTPSDSVAIIAANAQTAIPYFQSGIKGLARSMPTSGALDCVAEKLNVPFFEVPTGWKFFGNLMDAGKLSICGEESFGTGSDHIREKDGIWAVLAWLSILAHQNKDKKVGERLVSVEDVAREHWATYGRNFFSRYDYEACESDGANKMMDHLRDVIASSKPGEKYGDYTLQFADDFSYTDPVDGSTVSKQGLRFVFTDGSRIIFRLSGTGSAGATIRLYVEQFESDTSKHSLDAPTALKPLIDLALSISKLKDFTGRDKPTVIT, encoded by the exons atgGCTTCCACGCacgcgctccgcctccgcccgcttcTCTCCGCCGcaggccccgcgccgccgcgcgccaccgccgccgcccgccgcggccccACGCCGGCGTTCGTCGTCGTCCGCTGCTCCTCAGCCGGGGCGCCATCCGCCGCCCAGGCGCTCAAG ATCAACTTGATCCCAACCAAGCCCGTTGAGGGACAGAAGACAGGGACTAGTGGACTCAGGAAAAAG GTGAAAGTGTTCCAGCAGGAGAACTACCTTGCTAATTGGATTCAG GCTCTGTTCAATTCCTTGCCCCCTGAAGATTATGTGGGTGGAACCCTTGTACTTGGGGGTGATGGCCGGTACTTTAACAAGGATGCTTCTCAG ATCATTATTAAGATTGCAGCTGGAAATGGTGTTGGGAAGATCCTTGTTGGCAG GAATGGTCTGCTGTCAACACCTGCTGTGTCTTCAGTGATTCGTAAAAGAGaa GCCAATGGTGGCTTCATCATGAGTGCAAGCCACAATCCAGGTGGACCAGATAATGATTGGGGTATTAAG TTTAACTACAGCAGCGGGCAGCCAGCGCCAGAGATAATTACTGACCAGATTTATGGAAACACACTTTCA ATTTCTGAAATAAAAACAGCAGATATTCCTGATGTTGATCTATCGTCTATAGGAGTTGTAAGCTATGGTGATTTCACTGTAGAAGTGATAGATCCTGTTTCAGACTACCTTGAATTAATGGAG AATGTGTTTGACTTCCAACTTATCAAGGATTTGCTTTCTCGGCCTGATTTCAG GTTCATATttgatgccatgcatgcaatTACTGGTGCGTACGCAGGACCTATTTTTGTCGAGAAACTTGGTGCTGATCCG GACTGCATATTAAATGGGGTGCCACTTGAAGATTTTGGAAATGGTCATCCAGATCCCAATTTAAC TTATGCCAAGGAGCTTGTTTTTACTATGTTTGGAACCCGTGCACCTGACTTTGGTGCCGCAAGTGATG GTGATGGTGATCGGAACATGATTCTTGGGAAAAGGTTCTTTGTTACACCATCAGACTCTGTTGCAATAATTGCAGCCAATGCACAAACAGCAATTCCTTATTTCCAGTCTGGTATAAAA GGACTTGCTCGATCAATGCCAACCAGTGGTGCTCTGGATTGTGTTGCCGAGAAATTGAATGTTCCTTTCTTTGAG GTTCCAACAGGCTGGAAATTTTTCGGGAACCTAATGGATGCAGGAAAATTGTCTATATGTGGAGAGGAAAGTTTTGGGACAGGATCTGATCACATCAGAGAGAAGGATGGTATCTG GGCTGTTCTTGCTTGGCTTTCCATACTTGCACACCAGAACAAGGATAAGAAGGTTGGAGAGAGACTAGTGTCAGTGGAAGATGTAGCTAGGGAGCACTGGGCAACATATGGCAGGAATTTCTTTTCCAGATACGATTATGAG GCATGTGAATCTGACGGTGCAAACAAGATGATGGATCACCTTAGAGATGTTATTGCAAGTAGCAAACCTGGAGAGAAATATG GAGATTACACCCTTCAATTTGCTGATGATTTTAGCTACACTGATCCT GTAGACGGTAGTACTGTATCCAAACAAGGGCTTCGATTTGTTTTCACTGATGGGTCTAGGATCATCTTCCGCCTTTCG GGAACTGGATCTGCTGGAGCAACTATCCGTCTCTACGTCGAACAATTCGAATCTGATACCTCGAAGCATAGTCTCGATGCTCCAACAGCTTTGAAGCCTCTAATAG ACCTGGCATTGTCTATTTCAAAGCTCAAGGACTTCACAGGAAGAGACAAGCCTACCGTCATAACATAA